A window of the bacterium genome harbors these coding sequences:
- a CDS encoding M28 family peptidase produces MIICFSGCQKTSRQSPVDGRRAWQHVEKVAGFGPHPSGSKALEEVQRYIKSTLTEAGCSISEQSFTASTPIGGIPMKNIIGALAGKREDIILLATHYETKLFTEFDFVGANDGCSGTGLLLELATALGKVRKDLDCTLWFVFFDGEEAFIQWSPDDSLYGSRYLASQLLAKRMLPRIRSVILLDMIGDKDLTICREKYSTTWLQDQIWSVASEMNYQKYFRECSQMVMDDHWPYLQAGIPAVDIIDFQYGGSEPPGVYWHTAQDTLDKLSADSLQVVGDVVYQSIFRIQKELFKGTK; encoded by the coding sequence ATGATCATATGCTTCAGCGGATGTCAAAAAACATCCCGCCAAAGCCCGGTCGATGGCCGGAGAGCCTGGCAGCACGTTGAGAAAGTCGCAGGTTTTGGCCCCCATCCTTCGGGTTCAAAGGCATTGGAAGAAGTTCAGCGATACATCAAGAGTACCCTGACAGAGGCGGGATGTTCGATCAGCGAACAGAGTTTTACCGCTTCCACCCCGATCGGCGGCATACCGATGAAAAATATTATCGGAGCGCTGGCAGGAAAGCGGGAGGATATCATTCTGCTGGCCACGCATTATGAAACCAAGCTCTTTACCGAGTTTGATTTTGTAGGAGCAAATGACGGCTGCTCCGGAACAGGCCTGCTGCTGGAATTGGCTACAGCCCTGGGAAAGGTCCGCAAAGACCTTGACTGTACGCTCTGGTTTGTCTTTTTTGATGGTGAAGAGGCATTCATTCAATGGTCTCCTGATGACAGCCTCTATGGCAGCCGCTATCTTGCCAGCCAGCTTCTGGCGAAGAGGATGCTTCCCCGGATCCGGTCGGTGATTCTTCTGGACATGATTGGCGATAAAGACCTTACCATCTGCCGGGAGAAATATTCAACCACATGGCTCCAGGACCAGATATGGTCTGTTGCTTCGGAGATGAATTACCAAAAGTACTTCCGGGAATGCAGCCAGATGGTCATGGATGACCATTGGCCGTATCTTCAGGCAGGAATCCCCGCTGTGGATATCATCGACTTTCAGTATGGCGGAAGCGAACCGCCGGGCGTCTATTGGCATACGGCTCAGGATACCCTGGACAAGCTCAGTGCGGACAGCCTGCAGGTTGTCGGAGATGTAGTTTACCAGAGTATATTCCGGATTCAGAAGGAATTATTTAAGGGGACAAAATAA